In Hymenobacter sp. DG01, one genomic interval encodes:
- a CDS encoding CusA/CzcA family heavy metal efflux RND transporter, with protein sequence MFDRLIHFSIHNKLIIGLLTLALIAWGSYSLSRLPIDAVPDITNNQVVVYTVAPSLSAGDIERLVSFPIEQSVATIPGREEVRSFSRFGLSVVTIVLEDGIDIYWARQQVAERLREAESQIPAGVGRPELAPVSTGLGEIYQYLVRAKPGYEKKYTARELRTIQDWIVRRQLLGTPGVADVSSFGGQLKQYEVALDPERLRSLNVTVDQVYQAVSRNNQNTGGAYLDQNPTAYFIRTEGLAQNAQDIGNIVVRSTSTGLPVLVRDVAEVRLGSAVRYGAMTRNAEGEVTGGIVLMLKGANANEVIKAVKERMETVRKSLPEGVTVDVYLDRSELVGRAIHTVTKNLIEGALIVIFVLVLFLGNLRAGLVVASVIPLAMLFAISLMRVFGVSGNLLSLGAIDFGLVVDGAVIIVEAIVHRLHTHSGIAAHPDGAHGKLTQDQMNEATYEAASKIRASAAFGEIIILIVYLPLLALAGIEGKMFKPMAETVAFAIIGAFILSLTYVPMMAALGLSRNTEHKRNFSDRMMSWLEARYRPLLEWGLRRKALVLASAVGLFVGALLVFRTLGGEFIPQLSEGDFAIEMRVLTGSSLSYTIEKSQQAGAILKQQFPEVKEVVAKIGAAEIPTDPMPVEAGDVMVILEKDQSKWTSAKSREELAEKMAHALSVIPGVTFGFQQPIQMRFNELISGAKQDVVMKIYGEDLQQLADYAQRAAAQVRQVQGAEDVYVEQVTGLPQIVVQLDRNKLAQFGLNVEDVNRTVQTAFAGQAAGQIFEQERRFDLVLRLRPDLRQDINAVRQLFIATPRGEQVPLEQVATVALQEGPNQVQRDDAKRRITVAFNVRGRDVESVVEELQGKVDQRLKFAPGYYATYGGQFENLREASQRLSVAVPVALTLIFVLLFFTFGSLKQSVLIFTAIPLSAIGGVAALWLRGMPFSISAGVGFIALFGVAVLNGIVLIGYFNQLKDEGWANLHERILEGTQVRLRPVLMTATVASLGFLPMALSTSAGAEVQRPLATVVIGGLVTATLLTLLVLPVLYALSERTPAAGPDQQPEDPTHHGTRSAPLLAGGAAVLLLTLLVPGTGRAQQVQLTAGGTPFTAQQAVTQALQANTTVTAAQRSLEAQQALRRTATDVGRTTVGVTYGQYNSYRKDNQFNVSQSFSLPRVYRSQRQLLEAQVGGQQLTLAQVQAELRRQVRLNYEQAVYARHRVQVLRGQDSLYSEFLRAAQLRFKTGEVARLEPATALVQQGETRALIAQARTGYQVAQRQLQALLQQSQAVGVADSLLRPLEPVVLPATGDTARLTQNPELQVQRQLIAQRQAATRTEQALGLPNVTLGYFNQSLIGPQTMGGVGGAERYYAGSDRFQGVQASVGIPLLRGPQKGRVQAARLQEQVADAGYQRLRAELSGRLDELVARHAEQQQRLAFYQQTALPQADVIVRLSTRAFKAGETGYAEYLLNLERALTLRTTYLDVLLEHNQTVIELDYLLGSTPQ encoded by the coding sequence ATGTTCGACCGGCTCATTCACTTTTCCATTCACAACAAGCTCATCATCGGGCTGCTGACCCTGGCTTTGATTGCCTGGGGCAGCTACTCGCTAAGTCGGCTGCCCATTGACGCGGTGCCCGACATTACCAACAACCAGGTTGTGGTCTACACGGTGGCACCCTCGCTATCGGCCGGCGACATCGAGCGGCTGGTGTCCTTTCCCATCGAGCAGAGCGTGGCCACGATTCCGGGGCGCGAAGAAGTACGCTCCTTTTCCCGCTTCGGCCTCTCGGTCGTGACCATCGTCCTGGAAGACGGCATCGACATCTACTGGGCCCGCCAGCAGGTGGCCGAGCGCCTGCGCGAGGCCGAAAGCCAGATTCCGGCCGGCGTGGGCCGGCCGGAACTAGCCCCGGTCAGCACCGGCCTGGGCGAAATCTACCAGTACCTGGTACGGGCCAAGCCCGGCTACGAGAAAAAATACACGGCGCGGGAGCTGCGCACGATTCAGGACTGGATTGTGCGCCGCCAGCTGCTGGGCACGCCCGGCGTGGCCGACGTCAGCTCTTTCGGGGGCCAGCTCAAGCAGTACGAGGTGGCCCTGGACCCGGAGCGGCTCCGTTCCCTGAACGTGACCGTGGACCAGGTGTACCAGGCCGTCAGCCGCAACAACCAGAACACGGGCGGAGCCTACCTGGATCAAAACCCGACGGCCTACTTCATCCGCACCGAGGGCCTGGCCCAAAACGCCCAGGACATCGGCAACATCGTGGTGCGCTCTACCAGCACCGGCTTGCCGGTGCTGGTGCGCGACGTGGCCGAGGTGCGCCTGGGCTCGGCCGTGCGCTACGGGGCCATGACCCGTAACGCGGAGGGCGAGGTCACCGGCGGCATCGTGCTCATGCTCAAAGGCGCCAACGCCAACGAGGTTATCAAGGCCGTCAAGGAGCGCATGGAAACCGTGCGCAAGTCCCTGCCGGAAGGCGTGACCGTGGACGTGTACCTGGACCGCTCGGAACTGGTGGGCCGGGCCATTCATACGGTAACCAAAAACCTGATTGAGGGAGCGCTCATCGTGATTTTTGTGCTGGTGCTGTTCCTAGGCAACCTGCGCGCGGGGCTGGTGGTGGCCTCGGTGATTCCGCTGGCCATGCTCTTTGCCATCAGCCTGATGCGCGTGTTCGGCGTGTCGGGTAACCTGCTCTCGCTCGGGGCTATTGATTTCGGACTGGTAGTGGATGGGGCGGTGATTATCGTGGAGGCCATCGTGCACCGCCTGCACACCCACTCGGGAATTGCCGCCCACCCCGACGGGGCCCACGGCAAGCTAACCCAGGACCAGATGAACGAGGCCACCTACGAGGCAGCCTCCAAAATCCGCGCCTCAGCCGCGTTCGGGGAAATCATCATCCTCATCGTGTACCTGCCCCTGCTGGCCCTGGCCGGCATTGAGGGCAAGATGTTTAAGCCCATGGCCGAGACGGTGGCCTTCGCCATTATCGGCGCTTTCATTCTCTCGCTCACCTACGTGCCCATGATGGCGGCACTGGGGTTGAGCCGCAACACGGAGCACAAGCGCAACTTCTCGGACCGCATGATGAGCTGGCTGGAGGCCCGCTACCGGCCCCTGCTGGAATGGGGTCTGCGCCGCAAAGCCCTGGTGCTGGCTTCGGCCGTGGGGCTGTTCGTCGGGGCCTTGCTCGTGTTCCGCACTCTGGGCGGGGAGTTTATCCCCCAGCTTTCGGAAGGCGACTTCGCCATTGAGATGCGCGTGCTCACGGGCTCGTCGCTAAGCTACACCATCGAAAAAAGCCAGCAGGCCGGGGCCATCCTGAAACAGCAGTTTCCGGAGGTCAAGGAAGTGGTGGCCAAAATTGGCGCGGCCGAAATTCCCACCGACCCCATGCCGGTGGAAGCTGGGGACGTGATGGTAATTCTGGAAAAGGACCAGAGCAAGTGGACTTCGGCCAAGTCCCGCGAGGAGCTGGCCGAGAAAATGGCCCACGCCCTGAGCGTAATTCCGGGCGTCACCTTCGGGTTCCAGCAGCCCATTCAGATGCGCTTCAACGAGCTCATCAGCGGGGCCAAGCAGGACGTGGTGATGAAAATCTACGGCGAAGACCTGCAGCAGCTGGCCGACTACGCCCAGCGGGCCGCGGCCCAGGTGCGGCAGGTGCAGGGAGCCGAAGATGTGTACGTGGAGCAGGTGACGGGCCTGCCCCAGATTGTGGTCCAGCTGGACCGCAACAAGCTGGCCCAGTTCGGTCTGAACGTCGAGGACGTGAACCGCACGGTGCAGACTGCCTTTGCCGGCCAGGCCGCCGGGCAGATATTTGAGCAGGAGCGCCGCTTTGATTTGGTGCTGCGCCTGCGCCCGGACCTGCGCCAGGACATCAACGCCGTGCGCCAGCTCTTCATTGCCACCCCGCGGGGCGAGCAGGTGCCGCTGGAGCAGGTGGCCACCGTGGCCCTGCAGGAGGGTCCGAACCAGGTGCAGCGCGACGACGCCAAGCGCCGCATTACGGTGGCCTTCAACGTGCGCGGGCGCGACGTGGAAAGTGTGGTGGAAGAGCTGCAGGGCAAAGTGGACCAGCGCCTGAAGTTCGCCCCCGGCTACTACGCCACCTACGGCGGGCAGTTCGAGAACCTGCGCGAGGCCTCGCAGCGCCTGAGCGTGGCCGTGCCGGTGGCCCTGACCCTGATTTTTGTGCTGCTCTTCTTCACCTTCGGCTCCCTGAAGCAGTCCGTGCTGATTTTCACGGCCATCCCCTTATCGGCCATTGGCGGGGTGGCGGCTCTGTGGCTGCGGGGCATGCCGTTCAGCATCTCAGCGGGCGTGGGCTTTATTGCCCTGTTCGGCGTGGCCGTGCTCAACGGCATCGTGCTCATCGGCTATTTCAACCAGCTCAAGGACGAGGGCTGGGCCAACCTGCACGAGCGAATTCTGGAAGGCACACAGGTACGCCTGCGGCCGGTGCTGATGACGGCTACGGTGGCCTCGCTGGGCTTTTTGCCGATGGCCCTGAGCACCTCGGCCGGGGCCGAGGTGCAGCGCCCCCTGGCCACGGTCGTCATCGGCGGGCTGGTCACGGCCACGCTGCTGACGCTGCTGGTGCTGCCGGTGCTCTACGCCCTGTCGGAACGCACCCCGGCAGCCGGGCCGGACCAGCAGCCCGAGGATCCAACCCACCACGGCACCCGGTCGGCACCCCTGCTGGCCGGCGGCGCAGCCGTGCTGTTGCTGACACTGCTGGTGCCCGGCACCGGCCGGGCCCAGCAAGTGCAGCTGACGGCCGGTGGCACGCCCTTCACGGCCCAGCAGGCCGTGACCCAGGCCTTGCAGGCCAACACCACGGTAACGGCTGCCCAGCGCAGTTTGGAGGCCCAGCAGGCCCTGCGGCGCACCGCTACCGACGTGGGCCGCACCACCGTGGGCGTTACCTACGGGCAGTACAATTCCTACCGCAAGGACAACCAATTCAACGTCAGCCAGAGCTTTTCGCTGCCGCGGGTGTACCGCAGCCAGCGCCAATTGCTGGAGGCGCAGGTCGGCGGGCAGCAGCTCACGCTGGCCCAGGTGCAGGCCGAGCTGCGGCGGCAGGTGCGCCTGAATTATGAGCAGGCCGTGTACGCCCGCCACCGGGTGCAGGTGCTGCGCGGGCAGGACAGCCTCTACAGCGAGTTTTTGCGGGCCGCCCAGCTGCGCTTTAAAACCGGGGAAGTAGCCCGCCTGGAGCCGGCCACCGCCCTGGTGCAGCAAGGCGAAACCCGCGCCCTGATTGCCCAGGCCCGCACCGGCTACCAGGTGGCCCAGCGCCAGCTGCAAGCCCTGCTGCAACAAAGCCAGGCGGTGGGCGTGGCCGACAGCCTGCTTCGCCCGCTGGAACCCGTGGTGCTGCCCGCCACCGGTGACACGGCGCGCCTGACCCAGAACCCGGAGCTGCAAGTGCAGCGCCAACTCATCGCCCAGCGCCAGGCGGCCACCCGCACCGAGCAGGCCCTGGGACTACCCAACGTGACGCTGGGCTACTTCAACCAGTCGCTGATTGGCCCCCAGACCATGGGCGGCGTGGGCGGCGCGGAGCGGTACTACGCCGGGTCGGACCGCTTCCAGGGCGTGCAGGCTTCGGTGGGCATTCCCCTCCTGCGCGGGCCGCAGAAGGGTCGGGTGCAGGCCGCCCGCCTGCAGGAGCAGGTGGCCGACGCCGGCTACCAGCGCCTGCGGGCCGAGCTCTCGGGCCGGCTGGACGAGCTAGTGGCCCGGCACGCCGAGCAGCAGCAGCGCCTGGCTTTCTACCAGCAGACGGCCCTGCCCCA
- a CDS encoding DUF6660 family protein: MRFFAVFFALYLLLLACLPCADGAVNPPEPARARITAQTNAAAHHQQDWCTPLCQCHCCAGTSLPAATAVVLPATHPVGDAARPFATLTSPAPQPRAFAVWQPPQA; encoded by the coding sequence ATGCGTTTTTTCGCGGTCTTTTTTGCGCTCTACCTGCTGTTGCTGGCCTGTCTGCCCTGTGCTGACGGGGCGGTGAACCCGCCGGAGCCGGCGCGTGCCCGCATTACGGCGCAGACCAATGCCGCCGCGCATCACCAGCAGGATTGGTGTACTCCCCTGTGCCAGTGCCACTGCTGCGCTGGTACCTCCTTGCCTGCCGCTACGGCCGTGGTTCTTCCGGCCACCCACCCGGTAGGCGATGCTGCCCGGCCGTTTGCAACGTTGACGAGCCCGGCCCCGCAGCCGCGGGCCTTTGCCGTCTGGCAGCCTCCGCAAGCCTAG
- a CDS encoding transporter, which produces MNRRPPQYSLLRPVPRARLRPMSTDRPDATESAYLVDAGHFQVETDVLRLGRQRFGKQDTHQELGLNHANLKLGLTRTMDVQLVVESYTAQTERGEHPGARAGFGDLTLRVKRNLWGNDGGRTALALMPFVKLPTGRRTGNHNWEGGVVAPFACQLPHDWSLGSQLQATWVRDEATARHCLELAPTLTVGHDLYKTLGGFVEVAGAWDWRERGWAATLNGGPIWRVTDNVQLDVGLNYPLTKDTETTYFLGVSFRR; this is translated from the coding sequence TTGAATCGTCGCCCCCCCCAGTACTCGCTCTTGCGGCCGGTGCCCCGGGCCCGGCTGCGGCCAATGAGTACGGACCGGCCCGACGCGACGGAAAGCGCCTACTTGGTGGACGCGGGGCATTTTCAGGTGGAAACCGACGTGCTGCGGCTGGGGCGGCAGCGGTTTGGCAAGCAGGACACGCACCAGGAGCTGGGGCTGAACCATGCCAATCTGAAACTAGGTTTGACGCGCACGATGGATGTGCAGCTGGTGGTGGAATCGTACACGGCGCAGACGGAGCGGGGCGAGCATCCGGGGGCACGGGCCGGCTTTGGGGACCTGACGCTGCGGGTGAAGCGCAACCTGTGGGGTAACGACGGGGGCCGCACGGCGCTGGCGCTGATGCCCTTCGTAAAGCTGCCGACGGGTCGGCGCACTGGCAACCACAATTGGGAAGGCGGCGTGGTGGCACCGTTTGCCTGCCAATTACCCCACGATTGGAGCCTGGGCAGCCAGTTGCAAGCTACCTGGGTGCGCGACGAAGCCACGGCGCGTCACTGCCTGGAACTGGCCCCGACCCTGACCGTGGGCCACGACCTGTACAAAACGCTGGGTGGGTTTGTAGAAGTGGCCGGGGCCTGGGACTGGCGGGAAAGAGGCTGGGCCGCGACGCTCAACGGCGGGCCCATCTGGCGGGTGACGGATAACGTGCAGTTGGATGTGGGCCTGAACTACCCGCTGACGAAAGACACAGAAACAACGTACTTTCTGGGGGTAAGTTTTCGGCGTTAG
- a CDS encoding DUF4158 domain-containing protein, translating into MPVEFLSDEQAARYRCYYVAPGPEQIARFFYLRFADLAFVAQRRRPCNRLGCVVQLCTLRFLVTFPPDPLDLPTVVVDTLPAQLGAAPPEIEEHRKRISTRDDQQAKLLV; encoded by the coding sequence ATGCCCGTAGAATTTCTCAGTGACGAGCAAGCCGCCCGCTACAGATGCTACTACGTGGCTCCTGGCCCTGAGCAAATAGCCCGCTTCTTTTACCTGAGGTTCGCTGATTTGGCGTTCGTGGCCCAGCGGCGCCGGCCATGTAATCGGCTGGGCTGCGTGGTGCAACTCTGTACTCTTCGGTTTCTGGTTACCTTTCCACCCGACCCACTCGATTTGCCAACGGTTGTCGTGGACACCCTACCCGCGCAGTTGGGTGCTGCACCGCCCGAAATAGAAGAACATCGCAAACGTATAAGTACTAGGGACGATCAGCAGGCCAAACTGCTGGTGTAA
- a CDS encoding PepSY-like domain-containing protein, translating to MKHYLVLAAFALALAAPAQAQQLKATQVPAAVVAAFKQKFPQVKEVKWEKEGDKYEAGFEQGNVEMSALLSASGELLETESEMAPSQLPAAVRAKLASSYKSYKVTEAAKIVSASTGATTYEAEVLKSGKKMDLLFDANGQEVKK from the coding sequence ATGAAACACTATCTTGTGTTGGCCGCCTTCGCTCTGGCGCTGGCCGCCCCCGCCCAGGCGCAGCAGCTGAAGGCGACCCAGGTTCCCGCGGCAGTCGTTGCGGCGTTTAAGCAGAAGTTCCCCCAGGTCAAAGAAGTGAAATGGGAAAAGGAAGGTGACAAGTACGAAGCCGGCTTTGAGCAGGGCAACGTGGAAATGTCGGCCTTGCTGAGTGCCAGCGGTGAGCTGCTGGAAACTGAATCGGAAATGGCGCCGTCGCAGCTGCCAGCTGCCGTGCGGGCCAAGCTAGCCAGCTCTTACAAAAGCTATAAAGTCACGGAAGCCGCCAAAATCGTGTCGGCCAGTACGGGGGCTACCACCTACGAGGCCGAGGTGCTGAAAAGCGGCAAGAAGATGGACCTCCTCTTCGACGCCAACGGCCAGGAAGTAAAAAAATAA
- a CDS encoding phosphatase PAP2 family protein, protein MLAWSVGAAQAQQTALTPGLLVPDSAHATSSVMVQRVRPATWVVLRGLVVPAALIAAGALTTEHVEVINSDEAVREESREHLRWVRTNLDDQLRHAPAYTTLGLSLLGVKGEHNSLNQAVLFALTYTLNNTITSNLKRITRVERPQGNSFESFPSQHTSAAFSAARFLDKEYGAQSIWYRVGGYTVATGVAGLRVAKDNHWLSDVVAGAGVGMLSTEIVYRVYPLLQRATRRVIGPTSRFGHHAVLLPSYANGATGATLVMVL, encoded by the coding sequence GTGCTGGCTTGGTCAGTGGGGGCGGCGCAGGCTCAGCAAACGGCATTAACGCCGGGCTTGCTGGTGCCCGATAGTGCCCACGCTACCTCTTCCGTAATGGTGCAGCGGGTCCGGCCCGCTACCTGGGTCGTACTGCGGGGGCTGGTAGTGCCGGCGGCTTTAATAGCAGCCGGGGCCCTCACGACAGAGCATGTCGAGGTAATCAATTCCGATGAAGCGGTGCGGGAGGAAAGCCGGGAACACCTGCGCTGGGTGCGTACCAACCTCGACGACCAGCTTCGCCACGCGCCCGCCTACACCACGCTGGGCCTGAGTTTGCTGGGGGTGAAGGGCGAGCATAACTCGCTCAACCAGGCCGTGTTATTTGCTCTCACCTACACGCTTAATAACACGATTACCAGCAACCTTAAGCGCATCACCCGCGTGGAGCGCCCCCAGGGCAACAGCTTCGAGTCGTTTCCGAGCCAGCACACCAGCGCGGCGTTTTCGGCGGCCCGGTTTCTGGACAAAGAGTACGGTGCCCAGAGCATCTGGTACCGGGTGGGCGGCTACACTGTGGCCACGGGCGTGGCCGGGCTGCGCGTGGCCAAGGATAACCACTGGCTCTCCGACGTGGTGGCCGGGGCCGGGGTAGGCATGCTGTCCACGGAAATAGTGTACCGGGTGTACCCGCTGCTGCAGCGCGCCACTCGCCGCGTCATCGGCCCAACCAGCCGGTTTGGCCACCACGCCGTGCTGCTGCCCAGCTACGCCAATGGGGCCACGGGGGCGACCTTGGTGATGGTGTTATAA
- a CDS encoding HAMP domain-containing sensor histidine kinase: MKLLTKTNRYYLLLTTVLFIVASAVLYYGLFGALQHEVEEQLFNRRVYLEQRVQNGVGLPTSPFEYQMAVSHRPQRIGYSDTLLLDPQEQEMVPHRQLTFPLRVRQELVWVTLRKSLVETEDVLAVVLGVMVGVLGLLLLGVILINRWLGQWLWSPFRNTLRVLRGYGVQQDQVLTFPPTNTEEFAELNQALTLMSQRLVADYEAVREFTANAAHETQTPLAIMQAKLEQMLQLPELVNPELATLVSELYGATLRLSRLHQALTLLSKIENRQFADTSAQRLDRLLEEKVLQFESLADVRHVTLRTHLSGVPALQMHAGLTDSLVHNLLQNAIKHNHRGGTIDVTLTPAYLEVSNTGPTVTGDPARFFERFRKHQAASDSPGLGLSIVQQICQYYGFTVRYRFEPTTSLHTLRVDFAPKKAASTPDTQVSAG, translated from the coding sequence GTGAAGCTGCTCACCAAAACCAACCGCTACTACCTGCTGCTGACCACGGTGCTGTTCATTGTGGCCAGTGCGGTACTCTACTACGGGCTATTCGGCGCCTTGCAGCACGAGGTGGAAGAGCAGTTGTTCAATCGCCGCGTATATTTGGAGCAGCGGGTGCAGAATGGTGTGGGCCTGCCCACCTCCCCCTTTGAGTACCAGATGGCAGTCAGCCACCGACCCCAGCGCATCGGCTACAGCGACACGCTGCTGCTCGACCCACAGGAGCAGGAAATGGTGCCGCACCGCCAGCTTACGTTTCCGTTACGGGTGCGGCAAGAGCTGGTTTGGGTAACGTTGCGCAAGTCACTGGTGGAAACCGAGGACGTACTGGCCGTGGTACTGGGCGTGATGGTGGGCGTGCTGGGGCTACTGCTGCTGGGCGTTATTCTGATTAACCGCTGGCTGGGGCAGTGGCTGTGGAGCCCGTTCCGCAATACGCTACGGGTGCTGCGCGGCTACGGCGTGCAGCAGGACCAGGTGCTGACGTTTCCGCCGACCAACACCGAAGAGTTTGCCGAGCTAAACCAGGCCCTGACCCTGATGAGCCAGCGGCTGGTAGCCGACTACGAGGCCGTGCGGGAGTTTACGGCTAATGCCGCCCACGAGACCCAGACCCCCCTGGCCATTATGCAAGCCAAGCTGGAGCAGATGCTGCAGCTGCCGGAACTGGTAAACCCGGAGCTGGCTACGCTGGTGTCGGAGCTGTACGGGGCCACGCTGCGGCTCTCGCGCTTGCACCAGGCCCTCACGCTACTCAGTAAAATCGAGAACCGTCAGTTCGCAGACACCTCTGCGCAACGCCTGGACCGGCTGCTGGAAGAAAAAGTGCTTCAGTTTGAGTCGCTGGCCGATGTACGGCACGTGACGCTACGCACCCACCTCAGCGGCGTGCCAGCCTTGCAGATGCACGCCGGCCTGACCGATTCGCTGGTACACAATCTGCTGCAGAACGCCATTAAGCACAATCACCGCGGGGGCACTATTGATGTGACGCTGACTCCAGCGTACCTGGAAGTGAGCAACACGGGCCCAACGGTGACCGGCGACCCAGCCCGCTTTTTCGAGCGGTTCCGCAAGCACCAAGCTGCTTCCGATTCGCCGGGCCTGGGCTTGTCGATTGTGCAGCAAATCTGCCAGTACTATGGCTTTACCGTGCGCTACCGCTTCGAGCCGACTACCAGCCTGCATACCTTGCGGGTGGACTTCGCACCCAAAAAGGCAGCTTCCACTCCGGATACTCAAGTGTCAGCGGGCTAA
- a CDS encoding response regulator transcription factor, which translates to MKLLLIEDEVYLRNTLVDYLRQAGYVCEVAGDYQQALEKIKLYQYDCVVLDLTLPDGNGLNILRELKADSSRAGVLIISARDALDDRLTGLDLGADDYLTKPFHLAELNARLRAIIRRRQFQGSHHIAFRDLLVWPEQAEVFVRDQPLVLTRKEYDLLLFLLANPNRVLTKESIAEHLCGDAVDSADSFDFIYTHLKNLRKKLQEKGADNYIRTMYGVGYKLSTE; encoded by the coding sequence ATGAAACTGCTGCTGATTGAAGACGAGGTCTACCTGCGCAATACGCTCGTAGACTACCTGCGGCAGGCGGGATACGTCTGCGAGGTCGCCGGGGACTACCAGCAGGCGCTGGAGAAAATCAAGCTATATCAGTACGATTGTGTGGTGCTAGACTTAACCCTGCCCGACGGCAACGGCTTGAATATTCTTCGCGAACTGAAGGCCGACAGCTCCCGGGCCGGCGTGCTGATTATTTCGGCCCGTGATGCCCTTGATGACCGGCTGACGGGCCTGGACCTGGGCGCCGATGACTACCTGACCAAGCCCTTTCACCTGGCTGAGCTGAACGCGCGGCTCCGGGCCATTATCCGGCGGCGCCAGTTCCAGGGCAGCCACCACATTGCTTTCCGCGACCTGCTGGTGTGGCCCGAGCAAGCCGAGGTGTTTGTGCGGGACCAGCCGCTGGTACTCACCCGTAAGGAATACGATCTGTTGCTGTTTCTGCTCGCCAACCCTAACCGGGTGCTGACCAAAGAATCCATTGCCGAGCACCTATGCGGCGATGCCGTGGACAGTGCTGACTCGTTTGACTTTATTTATACCCACCTGAAAAACCTGCGCAAGAAGCTCCAGGAAAAAGGGGCCGACAACTACATCCGTACCATGTACGGCGTGGGCTATAAACTCAGCACCGAGTGA